A stretch of DNA from Nitrospira sp. KM1:
GAACCAGTCGATGCCTCACGAAATCGTGATAGATCCCGGTTCGTAATGCCCGGAGCATCACCGACTCGGTGACGTTCTGATACACACCGGCAGCCTCAAGTCTCTCTGCGTACACATAATCTCCCCCATCAGGATTGATGGTCACGATCCGATGAGTAAAATGGCGGGGATCGGAAAGCCGGACAATATCCCACACCCAGCGCTGAGAACCGCCCCAGCTCAACCCATCGATGAGATGCAGCACCCGGACGGGTTCTTCCGAACTCTTCTTTAGGCTCGTTTCCACCGCGCCAACGTTTCGATTTGATTGAACAGCATCACAATATCCTGTTTACTCAGAAGCATGGTGTCATAGAAAGATGTCCCTGCGAGACGGACATAGATGCCCAATACCGTCATTGTTCCGAGCAGTTGCGTGAGGGCCAGCGCCCATGCCGCTCCCAGTTGTGCCCCGATGGGAATGAGCCACAGGCTCAATACTAAGCAAGTGACGGCATTTGCTCCTGCCAGCAGCGAAAGCAGTCCGGGCCGCTCAAGTTGGCCCAGCAAATACGGACTGAGCACCATGGCGAGACCGACGAACGCTGTACCCACCAGTAAGACACAGAACACCTGCGTGGCCTCAGTATAAGCCTTTCCAAACAGTAAGACGATGACCCATGGCGCCAGGAAAATACCGAGCGGTAATACCCCCCCTATACCGGTTGTAACGAAGCGCAAATATCGGTTCATGGATGCTTTCGCTTCCTGTGCCGGCAGCATGGACATTTTCCGATAAATGGCATCCTGGAACGCCTGCATGGGGAGCAAGACTCGCTCTGCGAGCTGCTGAGCAACTGAAAAGATCCCCACTGCGACGGGACCGTGAAAAGCATTCAACAAAAACACTGGGATCCGCATCCACAGCATAGTGGACAAAGAACCTGGATACCCTCTCAATCCGAATGACAGCATTTGGGTTGTCAGGATTCGAAGAGACCCCTTCTCCTGCCCATGCCGCAACTCGAATCGGCCGGCAAGTACAGCCATGACTAGACTTTGCAGCAACATGACGAGGAGATAAATCAGCACGGCTGATCCCACACCCGCCGACAGCCCTACGACAAAAACGATCACCAACAACAGTTGCAGTGGACTCATGACGAGTTGGACGGCGTTTAAGACCTGGATATTCCCCATTCCGATCATCAAGCTGTTCCAGAACCCGGCATACAAGGTGAACGGCAGCACTGCAAATGCGGCAAGCTGCCATTCCCGCGGAAAGTTTGGCATCAGCCTTTCGCCGGCAAAGAATAACACCGACCCTCCGATGCCGGTCAGACATGCCCATAGCAACCAGACACCTCGGATCAATACGGCGTGGACATTTGCCGCACTGTCACGTTGCCTACCGGCAAATACGTTGGCGCTCTGGGAAAGACCCAGATCTCCGAGGACGGTCAGCACCGACACCATGGCCTGAAAAAGAAAATATTCCCCTCTACCTTGGGGCTCGAGATATCGAGCCAAGAGGATCACGGTGACCACATTAACCAGGTTGACGGTGAGTCTCGCTCCAAAACCGATGAGGGAGAGTTTCAGGGTAGACACGTCAATCCTTCACCCCCACGAAATAGAATGCATCGGCGGTGATTCTGAGCCTTGAGTCCCGTCGAATGGGGAAATCGAGATATTTCAAGGGCCATACAAGGACGCTCACGAACGGCCGACACAAGACCTTGAGATATCGCGTGGGCACGAAATAGGAGATGTATTCCACCATGAATGGCCCCAGGAACGACGAAGGGCCGGCACTCACTCCTCCACCGACCTTTCTAAACTTTGAAAAGAGGATCTCCAGTCCGCGATCAGTGAATCTAAAATAGTCATGTTCATCGTGAATGACATTCATAAAAGGGACATTCACGAAGATCTTCCCACCAGGTCGTAGGACACGGAACATTTCTTCTGCGACCTTCCACGGCCGCTGAACATGTTCAAGCACAGCATTGCTATACACGGCATCGAGTGACTGATCTGCAAAGGGCAGTTGATGCCCATCGGCGACGACGTCGATGTGTTTTCTGATTGAGACATCCATATGGATCATTTGAAGCCCAGGAACCAGCGACTCGTCGAACTGCCCGATACCGGAGCCCAGGTTGAGGACCGTCATGTCCCCCGTACATTCGTTCACATATGTGAACAGGGAACGATCGATCCATGTCGTGAGTGGGGGGTTGAATCCCAGGATTGGACGGAGTGCCCGGCGTAACCAGGACAAGGACTGCGGAGCATGGACGTGTGACTGTTTTGGCTCGAACTCACGTCGAAATATGGATTCTGGCGTGAGGAGCACCGGAATCCCATCGCACACTGGGTATTGCTGAGAGCATACCTTGCAGACAACGGATCTCTTCCCAAAATGCAATGCACTGCGGCAATGTGGACAGGCCAGGATGGAATGCAGAATTTCCGGTTTCATACCGTGGCTTCGCGCGTCATCACAAATATAAAGATCATCAATCGGTTGAACACGCGCCACTATATACCTGCTATTCCTGTGACCGAGAACCGCGGGCTCGCATTTCTTAGGCGAGGTGAGCCATTATGGGCTTGACCAAGGCAACCGGCGGATGACAAGAATAGCAACGTCCGTCACTAGGGCCAAATGCTATGAGAACAATCGATCAATTTCCTGCACCCATCTCACCGGACGGGTATCGTAGGGCTGACGAATCTCGATCGCTCAACAACCAACAGATTCAAGACGCCCTCGACTTTTGTCACGATCATGGCATTACGGAGTTTGTCCTGGCCGTTCCGTTTGACGTACCTCTCGCCGACATCTGCACCTTGCGAAAGGATTCAAGAGTTGTTGGACTCATCGTGGCGAAGCCTTCCCAAGAGGTTCGGTCGACCTATAATAACTGGATGGGATGCTACCTCCCCGATAGCTACACATGGACCTTGCCACCGCAGTATGCCAACACCATTGTATTCGTAGGAACACGAAGTCGAATCACATTCCGCATGCTCAAATCGTCGGCGCGGCACGGCATCAGACGAATCGTCTGCTGCACCCCCATGGCGTGGGTCAATCTATCAATCGTATATCTCATCATCTGTCGCATCTGCTCCTATGCCGCGGCAA
This window harbors:
- a CDS encoding class I SAM-dependent methyltransferase codes for the protein MTVLNLGSGIGQFDESLVPGLQMIHMDVSIRKHIDVVADGHQLPFADQSLDAVYSNAVLEHVQRPWKVAEEMFRVLRPGGKIFVNVPFMNVIHDEHDYFRFTDRGLEILFSKFRKVGGGVSAGPSSFLGPFMVEYISYFVPTRYLKVLCRPFVSVLVWPLKYLDFPIRRDSRLRITADAFYFVGVKD
- a CDS encoding oligosaccharide flippase family protein — its product is MSTLKLSLIGFGARLTVNLVNVVTVILLARYLEPQGRGEYFLFQAMVSVLTVLGDLGLSQSANVFAGRQRDSAANVHAVLIRGVWLLWACLTGIGGSVLFFAGERLMPNFPREWQLAAFAVLPFTLYAGFWNSLMIGMGNIQVLNAVQLVMSPLQLLLVIVFVVGLSAGVGSAVLIYLLVMLLQSLVMAVLAGRFELRHGQEKGSLRILTTQMLSFGLRGYPGSLSTMLWMRIPVFLLNAFHGPVAVGIFSVAQQLAERVLLPMQAFQDAIYRKMSMLPAQEAKASMNRYLRFVTTGIGGVLPLGIFLAPWVIVLLFGKAYTEATQVFCVLLVGTAFVGLAMVLSPYLLGQLERPGLLSLLAGANAVTCLVLSLWLIPIGAQLGAAWALALTQLLGTMTVLGIYVRLAGTSFYDTMLLSKQDIVMLFNQIETLARWKRA